In a genomic window of Gloeothece verrucosa PCC 7822:
- a CDS encoding Ig-like domain-containing protein, with protein sequence MAISIPQAIDDTGTTVINKPLTFKMADLLANDIYAGDKNSLKIKSLKSISGGTAVLDTKGNAVFTPTKNFSGQATFDYVVTDKAGNTDTGQVKVTVKSANIGINLTGIYYYSTQQPFIDLYKSGSKWITQTSSTWNTQEQSLLALDKNGWVTSLKGTGKTQQFTSVSTLLANAIDGNYKGGRYLVLYDGQGNLEYNFDAKKVTSLSKPGRDVIDVTPTNAGILLKLTQTDPNKTGNYLRNIRVIPEASEFTYSKNIFNPEFLKKIDSFSTLRFMDWMKTNNSTQKEWSDRPTLNTASWATKGAPVEAMVALANTTNSNAWFTMPHQATNQYVTQFATYVKNNLKSGLKVYVEYSNEVWNDSFDQNQYVAGLSATLNTPQSYGKRTAEIASIWDNVFGTQKDRVIGVMGAQAVNPWTAEQALQYVNKSIDVIAIAPYVGGYIGTPQYEQQVESWTKDADGGLKKLFDELMYGGVLKGTSVGQNLPNGWTSLSKWQDISKKYNLPLVAYEGGQHLVGVGSVVNNTAITNLFMKANKDPRMGQLYNKIMTQWYQQLGGDLYMQFADVGRQTKWGSWGALENINQSSSPKYDSLMNFISQHSR encoded by the coding sequence ATGGCTATTAGTATCCCACAAGCTATTGATGATACAGGAACTACTGTAATTAATAAGCCACTTACTTTTAAAATGGCTGATCTCCTAGCCAATGATATCTACGCTGGTGATAAAAATTCACTTAAAATCAAATCACTTAAGTCTATTTCAGGAGGTACAGCAGTTCTAGATACTAAGGGCAATGCGGTTTTTACTCCCACTAAAAACTTTAGTGGACAAGCAACCTTTGATTATGTAGTTACTGATAAAGCGGGAAATACGGATACTGGCCAAGTAAAAGTGACTGTAAAGTCAGCTAATATTGGTATTAATTTAACGGGAATCTATTACTATTCTACACAACAACCTTTTATAGATTTATATAAAAGCGGCTCGAAGTGGATTACTCAAACATCTAGTACCTGGAATACACAAGAACAAAGCTTATTAGCCCTTGATAAAAATGGTTGGGTTACCTCTTTAAAAGGAACAGGAAAAACTCAACAATTTACTTCAGTGTCCACTCTATTAGCCAATGCTATAGATGGCAATTATAAAGGGGGTAGATACCTTGTCCTTTATGATGGGCAAGGGAACCTTGAGTATAATTTTGATGCCAAAAAAGTGACTTCTCTCTCAAAACCGGGTAGAGATGTTATTGATGTAACGCCAACTAATGCCGGAATCTTACTCAAACTTACTCAAACTGATCCCAATAAGACGGGTAATTATTTAAGGAATATTCGCGTCATTCCTGAAGCCTCTGAATTTACTTACAGCAAAAATATATTTAACCCAGAATTTCTCAAGAAAATTGATTCTTTTAGCACACTTCGCTTTATGGATTGGATGAAAACCAATAATTCTACCCAAAAAGAATGGAGTGATCGCCCTACTTTAAATACAGCATCTTGGGCAACAAAAGGGGCCCCTGTAGAAGCGATGGTGGCACTGGCTAATACTACCAATTCTAATGCTTGGTTTACCATGCCCCATCAAGCAACCAACCAATATGTCACCCAATTTGCTACCTATGTCAAAAATAACCTCAAATCTGGATTAAAAGTTTATGTAGAATATTCTAACGAAGTTTGGAATGACTCTTTTGACCAAAATCAATACGTTGCCGGACTTTCTGCCACACTAAATACTCCTCAAAGCTATGGAAAACGAACCGCCGAGATAGCTAGTATTTGGGATAATGTGTTCGGAACGCAGAAAGACCGAGTCATTGGCGTAATGGGGGCACAAGCGGTCAATCCCTGGACAGCCGAACAAGCCTTGCAATACGTTAATAAGTCCATTGATGTGATTGCCATTGCCCCTTATGTGGGCGGTTATATCGGTACTCCTCAATATGAACAACAAGTAGAAAGCTGGACAAAAGATGCCGACGGTGGATTAAAGAAATTATTTGATGAACTTATGTACGGAGGCGTTTTAAAAGGAACTTCTGTCGGGCAGAATTTACCCAATGGTTGGACGAGTCTTTCTAAATGGCAAGATATTAGTAAAAAATATAATCTGCCACTGGTTGCCTACGAAGGAGGACAACATTTAGTCGGCGTTGGTTCAGTAGTCAATAATACAGCCATTACCAATCTCTTTATGAAAGCCAATAAGGACCCTCGTATGGGCCAACTCTATAATAAGATTATGACTCAATGGTATCAACAACTCGGAGGAGATCTATATATGCAGTTTGCTGATGTTGGCAGACAAACCAAGTGGGGCAGTTGGGGAGCGCTAGAAAATATTAATCAATCTAGTTCTCCTAAATATGATAGCTTGATGAATTTTATCAGCCAACATTCTAGGTAA
- a CDS encoding response regulator, with product MKQSDFNINSARAKILVVDDTIDSLRLMANMLTDQGYNVRKVLNGQMALTAAQSAPPDLILLDINMPQLNGYEVCQQLKNNPITAEIPVIFISALDEVLDKVKAFSVGAVDYITKPFYFEELVTRVETQLKLRFLQKEISNKNQETSKIQDQYHRLLKHIKEGFFQVSLEGKFKKINFSLAQLCGYESIDFFLNAFDNSIYNLYSDLDY from the coding sequence ATGAAACAGTCTGATTTTAATATTAATAGTGCTAGGGCTAAAATTTTGGTGGTTGATGATACAATTGATAGCCTTCGTCTTATGGCTAATATGCTCACAGACCAAGGTTATAATGTTCGTAAAGTTTTAAATGGTCAAATGGCTTTAACGGCTGCTCAATCAGCCCCTCCAGATTTAATTCTGCTTGATATTAATATGCCTCAACTCAATGGTTATGAAGTCTGTCAACAACTGAAAAATAATCCCATTACAGCAGAAATTCCGGTGATTTTTATTAGTGCTTTAGATGAAGTTTTAGATAAAGTCAAAGCTTTTTCAGTTGGGGCAGTAGATTATATTACTAAACCTTTTTATTTTGAAGAGTTAGTAACCCGAGTTGAAACTCAGCTTAAACTTCGTTTTTTACAAAAAGAAATTTCCAATAAAAACCAAGAAACCAGTAAAATACAAGACCAGTATCATCGTTTATTAAAGCATATTAAAGAAGGTTTTTTTCAAGTTTCTCTAGAAGGAAAATTTAAAAAAATTAATTTTTCTTTAGCTCAATTATGTGGTTATGAATCTATAGATTTTTTTTTAAATGCTTTTGATAATTCTATTTATAATTTATATAGTGACTTAGATTACTGA
- a CDS encoding NB-ARC domain-containing protein, producing MPRKNFGPTVKKRAKYLVKLLLNYAVDYPFNKKGISNLELRWEEELDNNNSVKLVVKTKVIALEHLTKTGGEPLNKTYIIEVLKTLKSLNFLIDNRVKRQGKEDWLFTLNLWSRDQEKNLELLDTEWEKQKLNQGKIQVYQDWADAPFHPNFYGREIELSLLKQWVIEDQCCLVGILGISGVGKTTLSIKLGKGGIGKTDLSLKLAQEIQDEFEYIVWRSLRNAPLLTTLIADLLKFLSNQQEINLENSLEEQFSKLVEHLRSHRCLLILDNVETILQTGPEGQEYRPGYGEYSELFQLIALSSHQSCLILTSREKPENLARLAGQNKPVRFLELKGLDYLNGKKIFTDIENFTGTDAEWQKIIEFYDGNPLALELAAHHIKDCYGNNISVFLQQGKPIFEHLNHLLNWHFERLKENEKEVLYWLAINRKPVSIIDLKEDLITVETQNNLASIIQSIQNKFSLERNQNKQELKFTLQPVLMEFITENFINNFCQNLTSTEVNFEFCNKYILVKSQAKDYIKFTQNCLILKPIVESLIIKFQGQKNLENFLKHIKEQIQARMPLQIGYMASNILNLFNELKTDLRGYDFSNLTIWQADLQQMHLVGVNFTNSDLSKSTFPQIFSNIITVAVSPDGKFLATGDAKGEILLWDLVNRQQIFTFKGHTNYVNKIQFNTNSNKMASCSSDYTIKLWDVTTGRCLKTLRGHKNRVSDLAFSRDEQILVSGSGDGTIKLWDMNQNTIIQTLPMKSGIRKVIFHPSEENILIIAHENGTIQQWDLAENKCIMHILAHSGPIFSLVLSHDYQTLVSGSGDFTIKFWNINSGKSLKVLSGHTGAILDLAFSDESKILASASDDKTIRLWHFDTWENFQTLMGHTGKVQSIVFSQDNQILISGSNDRTVKLWEIQNGNCALTLSGYTNSHTSIAFNPNAQILASGANDGRLRLWWVTSGQCFKTLKGHDSQIEALAFSPNGQILASGDANGMIKIWDIKTYECLQNLSGYPDEHTNTVWMITFSDDNLILASASADCTVKIWEVLSGECLNTFKHSSGVWSVAISPDRETLISSCHDGTVSLWNLNSGKKIKTLKVHKGQVFTLVFSQDKKTLISAGNDSTVKLLDAKTGKCIKSIKGFDDEVLAVAEKNAQILVSDSSLNRPEIKIRDLMTGKWLSPLIGHTKGIWSIIFSIDGEKAASTSHDETIRIWDIETGNCLQVLKVEKLYENMNITNIKGLTEAQKVNLKAMGAVENFCR from the coding sequence ATGCCACGCAAAAACTTTGGCCCTACCGTAAAAAAACGAGCAAAGTACCTAGTCAAACTTTTATTAAATTACGCAGTTGACTATCCCTTTAACAAAAAGGGAATTTCTAATTTAGAATTAAGATGGGAAGAAGAGTTAGATAACAATAACTCAGTCAAATTAGTTGTTAAAACTAAAGTAATAGCCCTCGAACACCTGACAAAAACCGGGGGTGAACCATTAAATAAAACTTATATTATAGAAGTTCTTAAAACTTTGAAAAGCTTAAATTTTTTAATTGATAACCGAGTCAAGCGGCAGGGAAAAGAAGATTGGTTATTTACTTTAAACCTGTGGAGTCGGGACCAAGAAAAAAATTTAGAACTATTAGATACAGAGTGGGAAAAACAAAAATTAAATCAAGGAAAAATTCAAGTCTATCAAGATTGGGCAGATGCACCTTTTCATCCAAATTTTTACGGACGAGAAATTGAACTTTCCCTTCTTAAGCAATGGGTTATTGAAGATCAGTGTTGCTTAGTAGGAATTTTAGGCATAAGTGGTGTAGGTAAAACTACTTTATCAATTAAATTGGGAAAAGGAGGAATAGGAAAAACTGACCTCAGTTTAAAACTAGCGCAAGAAATCCAAGATGAGTTTGAATATATTGTATGGCGTTCACTTCGTAATGCACCGTTACTGACAACTCTCATAGCAGACTTATTAAAATTTTTATCCAATCAACAAGAAATTAATCTAGAAAACAGTTTAGAAGAGCAATTTTCAAAACTCGTCGAGCATTTGCGCTCTCATCGCTGCCTACTTATTTTAGATAATGTCGAAACTATTTTACAAACTGGGCCAGAGGGTCAAGAATACCGTCCTGGATATGGTGAATACAGCGAATTATTCCAATTAATAGCTCTATCATCTCATCAAAGTTGTTTAATATTAACAAGTCGGGAAAAACCTGAAAATTTGGCTAGACTAGCAGGGCAAAATAAACCAGTACGTTTTCTCGAATTAAAAGGATTAGACTATTTAAATGGAAAAAAGATTTTTACAGATATTGAAAATTTTACAGGTACCGATGCTGAATGGCAAAAAATAATCGAATTTTATGATGGTAACCCTCTAGCTTTAGAACTTGCTGCCCATCATATTAAAGACTGTTATGGAAATAATATTTCAGTTTTTTTACAGCAAGGAAAACCCATCTTCGAGCATCTTAATCATTTATTAAACTGGCATTTTGAGCGCCTGAAAGAAAATGAAAAAGAGGTTTTATACTGGTTAGCAATTAATCGTAAACCCGTCTCTATAATAGACTTAAAAGAAGACTTGATTACGGTAGAAACGCAAAATAATTTAGCTTCGATTATTCAATCTATACAAAATAAATTTTCTCTAGAAAGAAACCAAAATAAACAGGAGCTAAAGTTTACTCTTCAACCAGTTTTGATGGAATTTATTACTGAAAATTTTATTAATAATTTTTGTCAAAATCTCACGTCAACCGAAGTTAATTTTGAGTTTTGCAATAAATATATTTTAGTCAAGTCTCAAGCTAAAGATTATATCAAATTTACGCAAAATTGTTTAATTCTTAAACCAATAGTTGAGTCTTTAATTATCAAATTTCAAGGACAAAAAAATCTAGAAAATTTTTTAAAACATATTAAAGAGCAAATTCAAGCGCGAATGCCTTTACAAATAGGCTATATGGCCAGTAACATCCTCAATTTATTTAACGAATTAAAAACCGATTTGCGGGGTTACGACTTTTCTAACTTAACAATTTGGCAAGCCGATTTACAACAAATGCACTTAGTAGGCGTAAATTTCACTAACTCGGATTTAAGTAAATCAACATTTCCTCAAATTTTTAGTAATATTATTACTGTAGCAGTTAGCCCAGACGGAAAATTTTTAGCAACCGGAGATGCTAAAGGAGAAATACTTCTTTGGGATTTAGTAAATAGACAACAAATATTTACTTTTAAAGGACATACAAATTATGTTAATAAAATCCAATTTAATACAAATAGTAATAAAATGGCTAGTTGTAGTAGTGACTATACAATAAAATTGTGGGATGTGACCACAGGGCGATGTCTTAAAACATTACGGGGACACAAAAATCGCGTTTCAGATTTAGCTTTTAGCCGCGATGAGCAAATTTTAGTGAGTGGTAGTGGCGATGGAACGATTAAATTATGGGATATGAATCAAAACACTATAATACAAACACTGCCAATGAAAAGCGGCATCAGAAAAGTAATTTTTCATCCCAGCGAAGAAAACATTTTAATAATCGCTCATGAAAATGGAACTATTCAACAATGGGACTTAGCAGAAAATAAATGTATAATGCATATTTTAGCTCATTCAGGGCCAATTTTTTCCTTAGTTCTAAGCCACGATTATCAAACTTTAGTTAGTGGAAGCGGAGATTTTACTATTAAATTTTGGAATATTAATAGCGGTAAATCTTTAAAAGTTTTATCAGGACATACCGGAGCAATACTAGACCTAGCTTTTAGCGATGAATCTAAAATTTTAGCCAGTGCAAGCGATGATAAAACAATTAGATTATGGCATTTTGATACTTGGGAAAACTTCCAAACTTTAATGGGACATACAGGTAAAGTTCAATCAATTGTTTTTAGTCAAGATAATCAAATACTTATTAGTGGGAGTAATGACAGAACCGTTAAGCTATGGGAAATTCAAAATGGAAATTGTGCCCTCACTTTATCAGGTTATACAAACTCCCATACATCTATTGCTTTTAATCCTAATGCCCAAATTTTAGCCAGTGGAGCTAATGATGGGCGGCTCAGATTATGGTGGGTTACTTCTGGGCAATGCTTTAAAACACTCAAGGGGCATGATAGTCAAATAGAAGCACTAGCTTTTAGCCCCAATGGCCAAATTTTAGCCTCTGGAGATGCAAATGGAATGATTAAAATTTGGGATATTAAAACTTACGAATGTTTGCAAAATTTATCAGGTTATCCTGATGAGCATACTAATACAGTCTGGATGATCACATTCAGTGATGATAATCTCATTTTAGCCAGTGCAAGTGCTGACTGTACGGTAAAAATTTGGGAAGTATTGAGTGGGGAATGCCTTAATACTTTTAAACATTCAAGTGGTGTCTGGTCTGTGGCTATTTCACCTGATAGAGAAACATTAATTAGTAGTTGCCATGATGGAACAGTCAGTTTATGGAATCTCAACTCAGGAAAAAAAATTAAAACTTTAAAAGTTCATAAAGGACAAGTATTCACCTTAGTTTTTAGCCAAGATAAAAAAACCTTAATTAGTGCTGGCAATGATTCTACTGTTAAATTATTGGATGCTAAAACGGGAAAATGTATTAAGTCAATTAAAGGGTTCGATGATGAAGTTTTAGCCGTTGCCGAAAAAAATGCTCAAATTTTGGTCAGTGATAGTAGCCTTAATCGTCCTGAAATTAAAATTCGGGATTTAATGACAGGAAAATGGCTTTCTCCCTTAATTGGACATACTAAAGGGATTTGGTCAATTATTTTTAGTATTGATGGGGAAAAGGCAGCGAGTACCAGCCACGATGAAACTATTAGAATTTGGGATATTGAAACAGGAAATTGTTTACAAGTATTAAAAGTTGAAAAACTTTATGAAAACATGAATATCACTAATATTAAAGGTTTAACTGAAGCTCAAAAAGTTAATTTAAAAGCGATGGGTGCTGTAGAAAATTTTTGCCGATAA
- a CDS encoding Ig-like domain-containing protein: MAIDINFKNYQISPFNSSQDIKSTVTVSSDGKSLKIVGNGWKSINLPYTITSNTILKFEFQSTAQGEIHGIAFENDAQETPDQSFRLYGTQDWGRNDFNNYSSSAGSKKVYQIPVGQFYTGNWSKLLFINDDDRPTPTAESIFSNVRIYENSKPLAVDDQGTTLINKPLTFKISSLLSNDTDVDGDSLSLTSVKSVLGGSAVLDGLGNVIFTPDTDFKGQASFDYTISDGKGGTDTGTVSVNVKTASIGTNLSSIRYYSSQVPFLDLFRSSSNWITQTSTVFNTEEQNLLNLDEHGWVKSLKGTGTSQKFDSVGTLINTSINGKYTGGQYVVLYEGEGTLVYGGDAKKNVAASTLGRDVINVTPTGGGISLKITATDPNNTGNYLRNIHIVPIEEEFTYSQNVFNPKFLEKIDPFSTLRFMDWMKPNDVKDSQWSDRPTLDDARWTSGAPVEVMVELANRLDANPWFTIPYLASDDYVTQFAEYVRDHLEPGLKVYIQYANEVWNAGFAPYHYVESLSPTLNVYQTYAQVATHIADLWDNVFGADKDRLIGVLEAQYVNPSSATQALPYAGDSLDVIGLNPYLGRDIGSPANSTQVLNWINNEADGGYNKLFQELTQANVLTSPSLNQRLPALSSVAPQWRKISQNSNLPLVAYEGGQSLVGTKGIENNQAITNLFVNANRDPRMGALYNELLTQWYQVLGGDLFMQFADVAIPGKFGSWGALENLEQTGSPKYDALVNFINEYSG; encoded by the coding sequence ATGGCAATCGACATCAACTTCAAGAATTATCAGATCTCACCTTTTAACTCCTCTCAAGACATCAAATCTACAGTCACTGTATCGTCAGATGGAAAAAGCCTAAAAATTGTAGGAAATGGCTGGAAATCTATCAATCTTCCTTATACTATTACTTCTAATACTATTTTAAAATTCGAGTTTCAGAGTACAGCGCAAGGAGAAATTCACGGTATTGCTTTTGAGAATGATGCTCAAGAAACCCCTGATCAATCCTTTCGTCTTTATGGCACGCAGGATTGGGGACGAAATGATTTTAATAACTATTCTAGCAGTGCAGGCAGTAAAAAAGTTTATCAAATTCCGGTAGGGCAGTTTTACACAGGAAATTGGTCTAAGTTACTGTTTATTAATGATGATGACCGTCCTACTCCAACGGCAGAGAGTATATTCTCGAATGTGCGAATTTATGAAAATAGTAAACCACTAGCTGTGGACGATCAAGGTACAACATTAATCAACAAGCCTCTAACTTTCAAGATTTCCAGTCTTTTATCTAATGATACTGATGTTGATGGCGACAGCCTTAGTTTAACTTCAGTTAAGAGTGTGCTTGGCGGTAGTGCTGTCTTAGATGGACTGGGAAATGTAATTTTTACACCCGACACCGATTTTAAAGGACAAGCGAGTTTTGATTATACCATCAGTGATGGCAAAGGTGGTACTGATACGGGCACAGTTTCTGTGAATGTTAAAACCGCTTCCATTGGTACGAATCTTTCAAGTATTCGTTATTATTCATCTCAAGTGCCTTTTCTCGATTTATTTCGTTCTTCTTCAAATTGGATAACCCAAACATCAACTGTATTTAATACAGAGGAACAAAACTTATTAAATTTAGATGAACATGGATGGGTGAAGTCTCTAAAAGGCACTGGAACTTCTCAAAAATTCGATAGCGTTGGGACTCTTATCAACACATCCATAAATGGTAAATATACTGGAGGCCAATATGTGGTTCTCTATGAAGGAGAGGGTACTCTCGTTTACGGAGGGGATGCCAAAAAAAATGTAGCCGCTTCTACTCTTGGTAGGGATGTGATTAACGTCACGCCAACGGGAGGAGGTATTTCTTTAAAAATAACTGCCACTGATCCCAACAATACTGGTAATTATCTCAGAAATATCCATATAGTGCCCATAGAGGAGGAGTTCACCTACTCTCAAAACGTATTTAATCCCAAATTTCTCGAAAAAATCGACCCATTTAGCACTCTTCGCTTTATGGATTGGATGAAGCCCAACGACGTTAAGGATAGCCAATGGAGTGATCGCCCTACCCTAGACGATGCGCGATGGACATCTGGCGCGCCAGTAGAAGTGATGGTGGAATTAGCTAATCGTTTGGATGCTAATCCTTGGTTTACCATACCATATTTGGCTAGTGATGATTATGTGACTCAATTTGCCGAATATGTTAGAGATCATCTTGAGCCTGGATTAAAGGTTTATATTCAATACGCTAATGAAGTCTGGAATGCGGGCTTTGCTCCCTATCATTATGTTGAGAGTCTTTCGCCCACGCTAAATGTTTATCAAACCTATGCACAAGTGGCCACCCATATTGCTGATCTTTGGGATAATGTTTTTGGCGCTGATAAAGATCGCTTAATTGGCGTACTCGAGGCTCAATATGTCAATCCTTCTTCAGCAACACAAGCACTACCCTATGCAGGAGACTCTCTTGATGTGATTGGCTTGAATCCTTATTTAGGAAGAGACATAGGCTCACCAGCGAATTCAACACAGGTACTTAATTGGATCAACAATGAAGCAGACGGTGGATACAATAAACTATTTCAAGAATTAACACAGGCCAATGTTTTAACCAGTCCAAGCTTAAATCAACGTTTACCTGCACTTTCGTCAGTTGCTCCCCAATGGCGCAAAATTTCTCAAAACTCTAATCTTCCACTGGTAGCCTATGAAGGTGGGCAGAGTTTAGTCGGTACTAAAGGAATTGAAAATAATCAGGCAATTACTAACCTTTTTGTTAATGCTAACCGAGATCCTCGTATGGGAGCTTTATATAATGAACTATTGACTCAATGGTATCAAGTTTTAGGTGGGGACTTGTTTATGCAGTTTGCTGATGTAGCTATACCGGGCAAGTTTGGCAGTTGGGGAGCTTTAGAAAATCTTGAACAGACGGGTTCGCCTAAATATGATGCTTTGGTGAATTTTATCAACGAGTATTCAGGTTAG
- a CDS encoding pentapeptide repeat-containing protein, with translation MKQQHLEILKQGSQSWNHWRKNYFIKEIDLSEAPLKGIDFTELDLSKLQKINLSKADLSYANLSGVCFMNVNLSGANLNGANLSGANLSGADLRNASLKDANLNKTILIGADLTGADLNHVAINTAIFQ, from the coding sequence ATGAAACAACAACATTTAGAAATTCTTAAGCAAGGAAGCCAAAGCTGGAATCATTGGAGAAAAAATTATTTCATTAAAGAAATTGATTTAAGTGAAGCTCCTTTAAAAGGAATAGATTTTACTGAGTTGGATTTGAGCAAATTACAAAAAATTAATCTTAGTAAAGCAGATTTAAGCTATGCCAACTTAAGCGGAGTCTGCTTTATGAATGTAAACCTCAGTGGGGCTAATTTAAATGGAGCCAATTTAAGTGGAGCCAATTTAAGCGGGGCTGATTTAAGAAATGCGTCTCTCAAGGATGCTAATTTAAATAAAACAATTTTAATTGGTGCTGATTTGACCGGTGCCGACTTAAATCATGTCGCTATAAATACAGCTATTTTTCAGTAA
- a CDS encoding GNAT family N-acetyltransferase — translation MDQLQIEQVNYAKEKININNIRTLVFQIEQGVTPELEFDGQDETAIHLLAYCAQKPVGTLRIRHIDPKTVKIERLAVLQSARHQGIGKKLLQKALDIAQNELKIEKVIVNAQEYIKKLYDHFGFQQFGDSFFEAGILHIKMIKQFPPF, via the coding sequence ATGGACCAACTCCAGATAGAACAAGTAAACTATGCCAAAGAAAAAATAAATATTAATAACATTCGAACTCTTGTTTTTCAGATTGAACAAGGGGTAACACCAGAATTAGAATTTGATGGACAAGATGAAACAGCCATTCATTTATTAGCTTATTGCGCTCAAAAACCGGTTGGAACGCTTCGTATCAGGCACATAGACCCTAAAACTGTTAAGATCGAAAGATTAGCCGTTTTACAGTCAGCTAGACACCAAGGAATCGGTAAAAAATTGCTACAAAAAGCTCTAGATATTGCCCAAAACGAACTTAAAATCGAGAAAGTTATTGTTAATGCTCAAGAATACATAAAAAAACTTTATGATCATTTTGGTTTTCAACAATTTGGGGATAGCTTTTTTGAAGCTGGTATTCTTCATATAAAAATGATTAAACAGTTTCCTCCTTTTTAA
- a CDS encoding polysaccharide deacetylase family protein — protein MMYWTGTAFTYVKVQQLKGATILMYHSVASSKLADWIEPAVHIEPSAFENQMCFLANYRKVISLGELVAQLKQGENPPPGTVVLTFDDGYLDNMTVAAPILARYSLPATWYLPTGLISRSENPWIDRIYNAFKSRTQTKLSIQSIGSWDLLDLPQQILAYQKLKETLIESGWPERENIIADVIQQLQPSQTPPRLLLTWDEIRKVRQEFPKIEIGVHSTNHIDFTNHPQEIVRAEIQQSIIDFERELGHKPEHFAFPYNRHHAMSRQLVQELGLSSAVVYGDGREVLVNNTSVLFALPRIEPPHSSTLFRLYTGGAFPGLPKALLKRAA, from the coding sequence ATGATGTACTGGACAGGTACAGCCTTTACCTATGTAAAAGTTCAACAACTTAAAGGGGCAACTATACTGATGTATCATAGCGTTGCCTCCTCAAAACTAGCTGATTGGATAGAACCAGCAGTACATATTGAGCCATCGGCATTTGAAAACCAAATGTGCTTTTTAGCTAACTATAGAAAGGTTATTTCTCTGGGTGAGCTAGTAGCACAACTTAAACAAGGTGAAAATCCACCCCCTGGTACTGTTGTGTTGACTTTTGACGATGGCTATTTAGATAATATGACAGTGGCTGCCCCAATTTTAGCCCGTTATTCCCTACCTGCCACCTGGTACTTACCCACCGGATTGATTTCTCGGAGTGAGAATCCTTGGATTGATCGTATATATAACGCTTTCAAAAGCAGAACTCAAACAAAGCTATCCATCCAATCTATAGGAAGCTGGGATTTATTGGATCTTCCACAACAAATTTTAGCTTACCAAAAACTCAAAGAAACACTGATTGAGAGCGGCTGGCCTGAAAGAGAAAACATTATTGCTGATGTAATTCAACAACTCCAACCCTCACAAACACCTCCTCGATTGCTCCTTACTTGGGATGAAATCAGAAAAGTGAGGCAGGAGTTTCCTAAGATCGAGATAGGAGTTCACAGTACGAATCATATTGATTTTACCAACCATCCTCAAGAGATCGTACGTGCAGAAATACAACAATCGATCATTGACTTTGAACGAGAACTAGGACATAAACCTGAACATTTTGCTTTTCCTTATAATCGGCATCATGCTATGAGCCGGCAATTGGTTCAAGAACTAGGGCTATCTTCTGCTGTAGTATACGGCGACGGTAGAGAAGTTCTCGTTAATAATACAAGCGTTTTATTTGCGTTACCGCGCATCGAACCCCCCCATTCATCAACACTTTTTCGTTTATACACGGGCGGCGCTTTTCCAGGGTTACCAAAAGCTCTGCTAAAACGAGCCGCTTAA
- a CDS encoding glycosyltransferase codes for MKSGVVVIGRNEGRHLNQCLESIIKETNCIVYVDSGSTDNSLDIAYALKVPVVELDPKVPFTAARAHNAGLAFLLETYPQLEFVQFIDGDCEIVPGWLALAQQELKNQPHLAVVCGRLSERFPQATA; via the coding sequence ATGAAATCTGGAGTCGTGGTTATTGGCCGTAATGAAGGGCGGCATTTGAATCAATGCTTAGAATCCATAATCAAAGAAACTAACTGTATTGTTTATGTGGATTCTGGCTCTACAGACAACAGTCTAGACATTGCTTATGCTCTTAAAGTTCCAGTGGTTGAATTAGACCCAAAAGTTCCTTTTACAGCCGCTCGTGCCCATAATGCTGGATTGGCTTTTTTGTTAGAAACCTATCCACAACTTGAATTTGTTCAATTTATTGATGGCGACTGCGAAATAGTTCCAGGATGGTTGGCACTTGCCCAACAAGAACTCAAAAATCAACCTCATCTTGCAGTGGTATGTGGAAGGCTCAGTGAGCGATTTCCTCAGGCCACAGCTTAG